From the genome of Clavibacter nebraskensis NCPPB 2581:
ATGCCTGCCTTCAGCACGCGGGTGAGGAACCCGAACGCGGCGAGGTAGCCCGCGACGACGAGCGCGTACCAGCCGGGCACGTCGACGGCGGCCTGGAGGGCGAGGGCGGCGGTCACCTCGGAGGCGATGGCGGCGCCGAGGAGGAGCCACCTCATGCGGCGGCCCTCCGAGCGGCCCGGCGCGAGGGGATGCGGGAGGTCATGAGGCGACCGTACCGCGGGATTCGGCCGAGTGGCCCAATCGCATCCCGCGCGCAGGTCCCTTCGAGCCGATGCGCAGGAGCGCGACCGCCCTCAGGCGCCGGGGAGCGTGAGCGTGAGGATCCCGTCGTGCACCTCGACCGTCGTGCCGCGGTGGTCGCGCACGCGGGGGAGGCCGGCGGTGGTCTCGCTCTCGTGGTCGCCCACGACGACGACGCGCATGCCCGCGGCGAGGCCCGCCTGGATCCCGGCCTCGGCGTCCTCGTAGACGATCGCGTCCGCGGGATCCACGCCTAGGCGCGACGCGGCGAGCAGGTAGCCGTCCGGGTGCGGCTTCCCGTTCGCCACGTCCTCGGCGGTGACGAGCAGGTCGGGCACGCGGACGCCGGCGCCGGTGAGGCGGGCGCGCGCGAGCTCGCGGCCGGCGCTCGTGACGAGGGCGTGGGATCCGGCGGGCAGCGCGGCCACGAGGTCGCGGGCGCCGGGGATCTCGACCGTCGCGGGGCTGCCGTCGAGCTCCAACCGGTCGAGCTCGGCGAGGAGGGCGGGCACGTCGCTGCCCTCCGGCGCGAACCGGGCGATGCTGTCGACGGCGCGCACGCCGTGGATCCGCCGCAGGAGGTCGGCCGGATCGTGGCCGAAGCGGTGGGCGAGCATCGTCCAGATCTCCTCGACGAGCGCGGTCGAGTCGACGAGCGTCCCGTCCATGTCGAGGAGGAGCGCGCGGGCGGTGAGCGTGACGGGGGAGGACATGGGTCCAGTCTCCCGGACGGCGCGCGTGGCGGGCCGGTGTGGAGAGGGGCCCCTCATGCCCGCGGGCACGGGCGATCGTGGTCCCATGCCCCTTCCGATCCGGATCCTCTTCTCCTTCGCACGCGGGCAGGGCCACCTGAACCCCCTGCTGCCGTTCGCCCGCGCCGCACGCGCGCGGGGTCACGAGACGGCCCTCGCCGGGCCGCGCGAGATCGTGGCGGGGCGGGCGGACTTCGCGCCCCTCTTCCCGAGCGACACCGGGGCGGCGCGCACCGCAGGGGGCACCGGTCGCCTCGTCGTCGCGGATCCCGGGAGGCCCTACGCGCAGGTGGAGGAGGTGTTCCTGGGCCGGACGGCGCGGACGGTCGCGCGGAGCGTCGGCGATGCCATCGCCCGCTGGAGCCCGGCCCTCGTCGTCTGCGACGAGTTCGACTTCGGCGCGATGGTGGCCGCGGAGCGCGCCGGGGTGCCGGTCGTCGTGGTGGAGGTGACCGCCTCGGCGTACGCGGGCTGGCGGCCGTCGGTGGCGCACGCGCTGGACGCGCTGCGGGCGGAGGCGGGCCTGGCGCCGGATCCCGAGCTCGCCATGCTCGCGGGCGACCTCCTCGTCGTGCCGTTCCCGGAGTCCGTGGCCGGTGCCGGACCGGGCGCGGCCTCCGCCGCGGAGCCGACGCGGCGGGCCGTGCTGCGGGTGCGGCCGGAGGCGCCCGAGGCCGCCGACGACCACCCGGCCGTGCGCTGGCTCGCCGGCAGCGACGAGCCCTGGCGCGCGTACGCGACCCTCGGCACGCAGTTCAACACGCGCTCGGGGGACCTCCTCCATCGCATCCTCGACGGCCTCGCGACCACGGACGCGCGCGTGCTGGCGACAATCGGGCCGTGCGTGAATCCCGCCGCCTTCCCGGGGGCGACCCCGCGCCGCCGCCTCGAGGACTACGTGCCCCAGGGCGCGGTGCTGGAGCGCGTGGACGTCGTGATCACGCACGGCGGATCCGGGACGGTCGCCGGTGCGCTCGCGGCCGGCGTCCCGCTCGTCGTGCTGCCCATGGGCGCCGACCAGCGGCTGAACGGCGAGCGGATCGCGCAGCTCGGGGTCGGCCGCATGCTGGACGCGGCGACGGCGACGCCCGAGGAGATCGCCGCCGCGGCCAGCGAGGTCCGGGGTGAGCCGCGCTTCGCGGACGCGGCCGGCCGGATCCGCGGCCAGATCGCGGCCCTGCCCCCCGGCGGCCGACGCGCTCCCGGCCTTCGAGGCCCTCGCGGGTCGCTGACGCGGGCCGCGTGCGCCGGACCTCCACGCGTCGGGCACGATGGGGGAGCGGCCGGCGCCGGGCGCGGTGGCGTGAGGGGACGAGATGCCCGACGACGCGCAGATGCGGCGAGGACGATCGCATGGCTGACGCGGTCGAGACGGCGCTCCTCGTGCTGTCGGTCGTGGGACTCGTCGGCGTGATGGTCTGCTTCGTCTGGATGACGGCCCACGGGATGGTGGACAACCGTCGGCCGACGCGGCCCATGCTCGTGACCGGCTTCGCGTGCGCCTTCGTGGGCTGGGGCGCGATGCTCATCCGCCTCTTCCTCTTCTGAGGCCGCCTGCCGCTGTCCAGCCCCCGCCCGCACCGCTTACGGCCTCCCGCCGGGCCCGGTCGTCCGCGGCACGCGCCCGTAGCCTGGACGCATGGCGGGATCCACCGGGCACGGGCGCGCATCGCACCATGTCGTCATCGGCGCGGGGCTCGCGGGGGCGGCCACCGCGTGGCAGCTCGCGAGCCGCGGGCACGAGGTCACGGTGCTGGAGCGCGACCGGCCGGCGAGCATGCTCGGCAGCTCGCACGGGTCCGCGCGCATCCTCCGCTACGCCTACGACGACCCCTTCTACGTGCGCCTGGTGCGCGACGCCCGCGTGCTCTGGGACCGGCTCGAGCGCACCACGGGCGCGCGGCTCGTGACCCCGACCGGATCCGTCGACTCCGGCCTCGTGCGCCGCCCCGCCGAGCTCGCGCGCGTGCTGGAGCGCGTCGGCATCGAGCACGAGCTGATGTCGGCGCGCGAGGCCGAGGACCGCTGGTCGGAGATGGCGTTCGACTCCGACGTGCTCTTCCACCCGGCTGCCGGCGTCGTCGACGCCGAGGCCGCGGTGCGCGCGATGCTCGACCTCGCGGTCGCGCACGGCGCCGTCGTGCACGAGGGCTGGGAGGTGGCGTCCGTCGAGCGGGTCGGCGCGGGCTTCGCCGTGACGTCCGACGACGGCCGTCGCATCGAGGGCGACAGCGTGGTCGTGTGCGCCGGTGCCTGGCTGCCCGAGCTGCTCGGCGCCGCGCTGCCGCTGCCGCACGCCGCGCTCGACCGGATCCCGCCGCTGCGCGTGCGGCAGGAGCAGGTGTTCCACTTCGCGTACGTGGATGGGCCGCCCGCCCGGTCCGTGCCGACCTCCATCCACATGGACGAGCGCATGCAGGTCTACGCGCTGCCCGGCGGCCGCGACGTGGAGGGACGCGGCCACAAGGTCGCCGAGTTCGACGGCGGCCGCGTGATCCCGTCGGCCGCGCACCAGGACGGCGTCGTGGATCCGGCCAACCGCGCCCGCGTCGTCGACTGGGTGCGCCGCAACCTGCCGGGCGTCGAGCCGGTGCCGTACGCGGAGGCGACGTGCCTCTTCACGAGCACGCCCACCGAGGACTTCGTGATCGACCGGGTGGACGGGATCACGATCGTGTCGCCGTGCTCCGGCCACGGCGCCAAGTTCGCGCCGCTCATCGGCAGCCTCGCGGCGGATGCGGCGACCGGCGAGCGCGTCGAGCCGCGGTTCGCGCTCGCGCCCTGACGCACCGCTCGATCAGACCTTCTGCGGTCGCCCGCGGCCGCCGGTGCGCACGCGCGTGCGGCCCGGATCCCGCGGTGCCGTGACCTCGGCCGCCCGCTCCCGCTCCGCCGCCAGCCGCGCCAGCTCGTCGCGCAGCTCGCCGACCCGGTCGTCGCGCCCCTCCTCCGGGAACGCGCCCGGCAGCAGCTGCGGGGCGAGCCG
Proteins encoded in this window:
- a CDS encoding HAD-IA family hydrolase, which codes for MSSPVTLTARALLLDMDGTLVDSTALVEEIWTMLAHRFGHDPADLLRRIHGVRAVDSIARFAPEGSDVPALLAELDRLELDGSPATVEIPGARDLVAALPAGSHALVTSAGRELARARLTGAGVRVPDLLVTAEDVANGKPHPDGYLLAASRLGVDPADAIVYEDAEAGIQAGLAAGMRVVVVGDHESETTAGLPRVRDHRGTTVEVHDGILTLTLPGA
- a CDS encoding glycosyltransferase, with protein sequence MPLPIRILFSFARGQGHLNPLLPFARAARARGHETALAGPREIVAGRADFAPLFPSDTGAARTAGGTGRLVVADPGRPYAQVEEVFLGRTARTVARSVGDAIARWSPALVVCDEFDFGAMVAAERAGVPVVVVEVTASAYAGWRPSVAHALDALRAEAGLAPDPELAMLAGDLLVVPFPESVAGAGPGAASAAEPTRRAVLRVRPEAPEAADDHPAVRWLAGSDEPWRAYATLGTQFNTRSGDLLHRILDGLATTDARVLATIGPCVNPAAFPGATPRRRLEDYVPQGAVLERVDVVITHGGSGTVAGALAAGVPLVVLPMGADQRLNGERIAQLGVGRMLDAATATPEEIAAAASEVRGEPRFADAAGRIRGQIAALPPGGRRAPGLRGPRGSLTRAACAGPPRVGHDGGAAGAGRGGVRGRDARRRADAARTIAWLTRSRRRSSCCRSWDSSA
- a CDS encoding FAD-dependent oxidoreductase produces the protein MAGSTGHGRASHHVVIGAGLAGAATAWQLASRGHEVTVLERDRPASMLGSSHGSARILRYAYDDPFYVRLVRDARVLWDRLERTTGARLVTPTGSVDSGLVRRPAELARVLERVGIEHELMSAREAEDRWSEMAFDSDVLFHPAAGVVDAEAAVRAMLDLAVAHGAVVHEGWEVASVERVGAGFAVTSDDGRRIEGDSVVVCAGAWLPELLGAALPLPHAALDRIPPLRVRQEQVFHFAYVDGPPARSVPTSIHMDERMQVYALPGGRDVEGRGHKVAEFDGGRVIPSAAHQDGVVDPANRARVVDWVRRNLPGVEPVPYAEATCLFTSTPTEDFVIDRVDGITIVSPCSGHGAKFAPLIGSLAADAATGERVEPRFALAP